Within the Corynebacterium sp. sy039 genome, the region GGGCAATTCGTGGCAGATGCCGTGAATATCTCCGGTGGTCGTGTTGGGGAAGAAGTCGCAGCATGGCTTAACCTTGCTCGCAAACTAGGTCTTGTTGCTGGTCGCCTTCTTGGTGCCACACCAGTAAGTATTGAAGTAGAAGCGCGTGGTGAACTATCTACAGAACAGGTTGATGCTCTGGGGCTAGCTGCATTGCGCGGTCTGTTCTCTGGCATTATCGACGAAGCAGTCACCTTTGTGAATGCACCGCGTATTGCTGAAGAACGTGGCGTAGAACTATCAGTTACCACTGCACCTGAATCTGTTACACACCGCAGCGTGGTAGAGGTAAAAGTGATAGCGAGCGACGGCTCAGTATCCTCGGTAGTAGGTACACTCAGTGGTTTAGAGCGCGTGGAAAAGATTGTACGGATCGATAACCGCGGCATTGATTTGCGTGCCGAAGGAAGAAACCTATTCTTCTCCTACACCGATGCTCCTGGTGCTCTTGGCAAAGTAGGAGCTCAGCTGGGAGCAGCAGATATCAATATCGAAGCTGCAGCTCTTACCCAAGCAGCAAAGGGAGATGGTGCTGTTCTTATCTTGAGAGTAGAACGCGAAGTACCTCAAGAACTCTTGACTCAAATTGCTGATTCCCTTGAAGCAACTGCGCTGCAAATTAACCTTGATTAGTTGTATTAGTTGCTAGCAATCTTAATTTCTTATTATCGCTGTGAGCTTGGTGCTCACGGCGATATTTTTCTCAGCAGGTGTTGCGGTGTTGAGTGCTGAACTGGTTTGTGTGCAGCGAGTTATGCGTGTGCAGAAAGAATGCCAGATAGTGCACGAACCAAAGCTGCAATATGTTCTTGAGTATGACTTGCCATGAGCGTTATACGCAGAATCGCCTCGCCACGTTTGACTGTTGGATAACGAATTGCCGGCACATGGAACCCATAATCGCGCAGTTGTTGAGATACTGACAGCGCATAATCCTCGGCACCAAGCGGGATAATGACAATAGGGCTTGCCCACCCACCAGACACAACATTGCTAGTGCGCGATACTGCGATTTCCGCCTCGTCGAGAAGCCTCAAAAGGTACGCCACGTTAGTGTGTAAGCGTTGTACGATGGATTCGTCTTGCGCTAGGAGTGATAGCGCTGTATCAATGGCAGCGCAATTAGCTGCTGAGGTGGAGGTAGAAAAAATAAATGCGCGTGCATGGTTGCGTAAAAACCGTGTGATTTCCGGGTGAGCAAGAACCATACCACCTTCAGCTCCTAAGGCTTTACTTGCCGTCACCACGAGGATGTCGGGCAAAGAATGTGGATAACACTCGCATATTCCTTTACCGCGACGACCGATGGTGCCAATGCCATGCGCGTCATCAACCATAAGCCATGCACCGTACCTGTCGCACACGCGACGCAATTGCGCTAGATCGGCGATAGTGCCGTCCATGGAAAACACGCCATCACTTATCACAAGAGCGTAGTCAGCAGTGCTCTTGGCTAGTTTTTCTTCTAAATCAGTGTAGTCGTAATGAGAAAAGATCGTGGTAGGTACGCGTGCAATGCGGCAGCCATCGATAATACTGGCATGATTGCGTTCATCGGAAAAGATTTTTAATGACCCACCACATAGTTGTGCTAGTTGTGCTAGTGCTTGGATTGTGGAAAGGTTCGCCAGATAGCCACTGGAGAAGAATACACAATCATAGTGCGCATCTAGCTCAAGGAACGTGGGGAGTGCCTTTTCTACTTTCGTATGAAAAGCAGTGCTGCCCGTGGTAAGTCTGGAACCACCAGAGCCTGTGCCATAGGCAGCAAGTGCGTCGTGTGCTGCAGTAATTATTGCAGGATGTGTGCTTAAGCCAAGGTAGTTGGAGGAGCTGAAAAGGAGCAAGGACGTATCGTCGATAAGTGTTTTAGGAGATTGTGCTGCATGAAAGAGCGCAGGGGTGCGTTCTAGATGAGCATGTGCCCAGGCGTTATTTTGTTGTGTGCACAAAGTGTGGAGGTCAGGGGATTGGGACATGGCTATGCGCTTTCGGGGAAATCTACGAGAACGATGTGGTTTTCTAAGTAGTCAATGAGCTTAGGGATATCGGAATCATGTGTGTTTCGCGTAAGAAAAATGCGAGTGCCACAGGTATCACCAGGCGCTTTCATATTATGAATGCGGAGATAAGTGCCGTTAATGCATAGATATCCAGTGGTGTAGTCCGGGTCATCCGAGATACATAATTCGGCAATAATGTTAGGGTGGTGTGCTACTTTCGAGGCTAAAATTAGTGCTTCATTGTGATGGTTCTTGTCATTGTCTGTCATATTTGTGCGTATGTCAGTGGCAGAATACGCTGCGTCCAGATTGCTCACGCGTACCCCTCGGTTTTGGTCTGGTTCATAATGCTCATGGGTGTCGGCGTCGATGAGCATGGCACCGCGTAATCCAGTGACTGTTGTGAGCAAAGACCAAAAATGATTCCCAGCTATTCCATGCTTAGCCAGTTGCTTTTCGACGAACATCTGCGCCTGTCGCGGGCTATGAGTATCAATGTTCTGAATGGGTAATGCCGGAATGTGGGTGATATCTGCGGGGGAAATGTGCGTGCTCGTGATGCGAATATCATCGGGCGTTCCTTTGGGATGATTGAGTGCACGGTGCATTAACTGTGTGCTCACGTGTGCTAATTGATCAGTGGTGACGATGCGTTCTGCGCCAGAGATATGGCGACCCATTTTGCTAGCACGCATTTTGATTGAATAGAGGGAATGAGTGTGGGGAAATGCGGTGTACGAACTAGAGGTCATAGGATAAACAATAGCCGTGAAAAGGCTATACAGTGTTCAATATATTTATATTTGTCTTTCTGCGGTATCTTGGTAAGGGAGACTAAAGTCCAAAATGTGAGAAAAGGAGTTCCACATAATGAAACTTGCGGTTATTGGTGGCGACGGCATCGGACCAGAAGTAACGCAACAAGCCCTGCGCGTACTACACACACTCCGCGATGATATTGACACCACAGAATATGATCTCGGCGCACGCCGCTACCTAAAAAATGGCGAATTACTAACCCAAGCAGACCTTGACTCACTCAAAGAACACGACGCAATTCTACTAGGAGCAATAGGCGCACCTGACACCGTACCACCAGGAGTACTAGAACGCGGACTGCTATTAGCAATGCGCTTTGCCCTCGACCACCACGTTAATTTGCGCCCCGCCAAACTCTATCCCACAGCAGTATCACCACTGACCAATCCAGGCGACATTGATTTCGTCGTAGTACGAGAAGGTACCGAAGGATTGTACTGCGGTAATGGCGGCTCCCTACGCAAAAACACTCAACATGAAGTAGCAAGTGAAGTATCACAAAATACTCGCTACGGCGTCGAACGCGTCGTTCGCGATGCCTTTGCCCGAGCACAACAACGTAAAAAACACCTCACCCTCGTGCATAAGACAAATGTGCTTGTCCACGCCGGATCATTATGGCAGCGTTGCGTAGATGAAGTAGCACAAGAATATCCCGACGTAACCGTGGACTACCACCACATTGATGCAGCAACCATCTACATGGTTACTGACCCAGCACGCTACGACGTTATTGTAACCGATAATCTCTTTGGCGATATTCTTACCGACCTTGCCGGCGCTATCACAGGCGGAATTGGCCTAGCTGCATCGGGAAATATCGACGCAACTGGTACCAACCCATCCATGTTTGAGCCAGTACACGGTTCCGCACCAGATATTGCAGGAAAAGGAATCGCCGATCCCACCGCCGCGATTTTGTCCGCCGCACTATTGCTTCGCCACCTAGGAGACGAAGAGAACGCAGCACGCATCGAACAAGCAGTAGCAACAGATGTTGCTCACCGAGACGCCCATACAACATATAGCACCCAAGAATTAGGCGATAGAATCATCGCAGCCCTATAAGATGAATACATGAGCGTTGAATTAGAAGAAGTACGCAACTTCCTGGCAACCACTGCGCCCTTTGCACAATTACCCGATGCAGTCATCGACCAACTCCCTGCAAAAATGGATATGCGCTATGTACGCAGTGGCACCACTATCATTCAACGCGGTGCTCATAATGATTTTTGTTTCATCATCCGCAGCGGCGCCGTAGATGTCATTGGCGACAATGACATCCTGCTCGACCGCAGAGACGCAGGACGCTGCTTTGGCTATTCCACTATCTTTGGCGAGAATAACTCACGATACACCATGATCGCAGTAGAAGATTGCCTACTCATGGCAATAAAACGCGAACACATCAATACACTAGCCGAGCAATACCCAGATCTCGCCCGCTTTTTCTCTAGCCTAACCAAAAGAATCAGCGCTGCTGCGGCACAACTACGCGCCCAGGCATCCTCAGATTTACTGCGCATTAGGCTCTCTGAGTTCATGGTCAAAAACCCAGTACACGCCACAGCAGATATTTCTATCGTACAAGCAGCACAAATTATGCAGGAACACAATGTTTCCTCTTTGTTAATCGTTGAGCAAGCACAAACACAATCCAACGACACACACGCTTGCGAACAAAGCGTAATCGGAATTATCACAGACAAAGATTTACGCAACAAAGTCGTCGCAAAGAACATGGATACTACCCAGAATGTGCATAGGATTATGGCGCCCATGCCACGCACACTCAACGACGATGTGCAAGCATTCGAGGCAATGATGCTTATGTCTGAATATGGTATCCAACATATTCCCGTGACCAGGGATAATGAATTGGTAGGTATTGTTTCGTCGGCAGATATTCTACGCCTGATGCGCAATGATCCTATCTATCTCACCGCAGATTTATCTCGAAAAAATAGCATTGACGAACTCAAAGACACATATTCTTCCATTGACGAGGTAGCGGTTCGCTTCATTGATAGAGGAACCTCCCCAGAGGACATCGCCGGTCTTTTGACCATGACCGCTGATACGCTCACCCGACGCCTGCTATATCTTGCAGAACAAAAATTAGGACACCCACCTGTGCCTTATGAATTTGTAGTTGTCGGATCCCAAGGACGCAAAGGCATGGGACTTGCCTCAGACCAGGACAATTGCCTCGTCTTAGACGACAACTATAATCCTCAACAGCATGGGCACTACTTTGAGCAACTAAGTCGTTTTGTCTGCGAAGGATTGGCACAAGCCGGACAACCCTTATGCCCAGGCGAGATGATGGCGATGAATCCACAGTGGCGCATGACTCGTACACAATGGATCGATACTTTCCACCACTGGATTACCGCACCAGAACCCGAGGCACTCCTACACGTACAAACATTCTTTGATTTTCGCTCTATCTATACATCAACAACCACACAATTGGCGCAAGAAGTACATAAGAACGCAGTAGAAATGGCACAAAGTTCAGTTCGACTCCAAGCCCATTTAGCAACCCTCGCAGTACGACGAGAACCCCCGCTAGGTTTCTTCCGCGGCTTCGTAGTGGATAGATCCGGAAAATACGCCAACACCTTAGACGTGAAAAAAGGTGGTCTAGCCGCAATCGTACAAATGGCACGCCTGTTTTCACTCACCAGTGGCATAACCGCCCTCACCACTCGACAACGACTAGTACAAGCAGCTCAAGCTGGTTCTATCTCTGAGCGAGGCAGCCAAGATCTGATCGACGCAGTAGACTTCATCAATCTCATTTCACTCAAACACCAATCAGAACAAATCAAACAAGGACAAACCCCTAGTTACCACATCGCCCCAGCAACACTGGGCAAAATGGATCGTGAACATCTACGTGACTCGTTTCAGATCATCAAAAATATGCAGAATGCTCTGGCCACCAAATACCCAATTCGCAATATCTAACATGGCCAGCGCCACACTCCACACCAAGAGAAAGACACAATTATGCGATGGTTGCGTGCCAGCAGCACCAAAAATAAACAACACGCTCGTGGAGCATTGAGCAGGCTCTATGCTTCGCAGCTCCCCACGGACAGGATGGACGTCGATAAGCTGAAATTACTCGCGGTAGACATAGAAACCACCGGTCTAGACGCAAAACGCCATCAGATTCTCTCTATCGCCTGGGTACCCATTGACGGACAACGCATCGAATTAGCTGGCGCAGGTAGCGTTCTGATACAACCAGAAAATATGCACGACGTGGGAGAATCAGCGCTCATCCACCACATCACAGACGAGATGCTCGCAGGCGGGATACCAGAACAAGAAGCAATGACCATGCTCTTAGACGCACTTTCTGGCCGAGCAATGGTTGCACACTTTTCCGCATTAGAAGTGTCTTTCATCAATGCTGCATGCCGACGACATTTCAACGCTGATTTCGACACGCGCCTAGTCAAAGTAGTTGATACCTTTGCATTGGAACGCAGACATATGGAACGAATGGGTACCTATCCGCGTGGAGAAGATTTACGACTGGCACGCGTGCGACGCCGCTATGGGCTGCCAGATTACCGTAGCCATAATGCGCTCAGTGATGCACTGGCCTGTGCCGAGCTATATTTAGCGCTTAAAGAACAGTCAAAGGCGGGCACACTTAAAGCCTTAATGAACTAAAGATGAATTAATAGATTTCAGCCGCACCACATTAGGGGGATTGACTGCATCAGAGGCTTGTTCAGCACACTGTTTATAACGGAATTATGTAGTATGTTGCTTATGCGTTTTGGACGAATTGCAACACCAGAGGGAATGAGCTTCTGCGTCATTGAAGGTGCAGAAGGAGAAGAAAAATGCCGTGAGATTGAGGGAACTCCATTTACGGAACCCACATTTAGCGGTAAAGAATGGAATCTCGATCAGGTTCGACTACTAGCGCCAATGCTACCAAGCAAAATTGTGGCAATTGGACGCAACTATGCCGATCACGTTGCAGAGGTATTCCAGCGCTCTGCAGACCACTTGCCTCCGACGCTATTCCTTAAGCCCCCTACAGCAGTAGTCGGACCAGGAGCAGCTATTAAAATTCCTGAGTTCGCTACAAAGGTAGAGTTCGAGGGAGAACTTGCTCTTGTCATTGGCACACACTGCAAGAATGTTAAAGCTCAAGACTGGAAAAAAGTAGTACGCGGCTTCACCATCATCAATGATGTATCATCGCGTGATTTGCAATTTACTGATGGGCAGTGGGCACGCGCCAAGGGTATTGATACCTTTGCACCACTTGGACCATGGATTGAAACTGACTTGGACAAGATTGATACCACCAATCTTCCCATCAAAGCACACTTGACCCATGATGGTGTTACTGAGACTAAGCAGGATTCTAATTCTAATCAGATGATTAAGAATGTTGGCGAGTGTATCGAGTTTATTACTGCGTCAATGACTCTACTACCAGGCGATGTGATTTGTACTGGTTCTCCAGCTGGAACCGCTGAAATGGTGCCAGGGGATTACATCGAAATTGAGATTCCAGGTATCGGTAAACTTGGTAATCCTGTAGAGCGTGCTTAGCTAATTCTTAAACTCGGTCACGTTACACGTGTGACGTGCGAAGGCGAGTATGGAAAAGCAATAGACATCGTTATGTCTATTGCTTTGTTTTATATGGAGGTCTGTGGTTTTCATGGATGAAATAGCACTTGTTGCTGTAGTAGCTGGCGCCATTTTTGTTGGTTCCACAATGCAACGCATTGGTGGCATGGGACTAGGATTAGTTGCAGCACCTATTTTGTCTTTTGCGATCGGGCCTGTGCAAGGCATTTTGTTAATCAATGTCTTAGCCTGCATTAATTCCTTGATGAATTCCTACAGTATGCGAGCCGGTATTGATTGGGCAATGGTGCGCCTGATTGGTTCCGTGATGATTATCGGCTCACTCAGCGGTGCGTTACTCATACGCAGTATTTCGATTCCTGCCTTACAAGTGATTGTCGGAGCGTCGATAGTATGTGCATTGTGTGTTGTGATCTTTGGTAAACGCTTTGTGCCACCGGCACGTGGAAAAGCGCCGGCATTGATTACCGGAGTAATTGCCGGTTTTACTAATACGTTGGCAGGAGTAGCAGGTCCTGTGATTACTGTTTATGCGCAAGCTGCACAGTGGGATCATCGACGCTTAGCTTCAACTTTGCAGCCGCTTTTTGTAGTATGCGGTTTGCTCAGTTTTCTTGTGAAAGAACTCAGTGGTACTGCGTCAATGGGGCAGCTACCTTGGTTAATTTGGCCAGTTTCATGTCTTACGATGGTTGCGGCAATTGCATTAGGTGCTCGCCTGTCCGCAAAAATCAATCGAGAAGCTGCTCGACGTTTCTCCATTATTTTGGCATTTGCTGGTTCCTTGAGCGTACTCATTCGAGGGTTGTATGCACTGCTGTGAGAATCAGATGAGGTGAACTATTCGCTCTGTGCCCTTGTTTTTCAGTGGGTAGTGCTAGCACTACTTGTTAATGGGCATTGTGGTGAGAAAACATGGTGGTCGTGTTCGCAGTAGACCACGGTATAACGCAATAATGCCTAGTAGTGTGCGTTGTATAGTTATCCAGAAGTTAGTATATGGTTCTTATGAGGTGGTCTCTAGAGGGGGGGCTTACAGATAGTGCTGTATTCTGCATATTTCTCTTTTATGCTTTGAGAAACTAGCTTATCTGATGAGAATTAAGGAATTACGCTACTTATGGCTTTTGAGTTGAATGTTGAAAATGTGTCTAAAAGTTTTGGTAAGCATAATGTCTTGAGTGATATAAATTTAAGTGTTCCTAAGCAGTGTGTGTATGCCTTGCTTGGGGTTAATGGTGCTGGTAAAAGTACCTTGATGAAGGGGCTGGTGAATCTACTCAAATTTGATTCAGGTAGTTTTGCTTTTACATCAGCGCGAGGAAAAGGTGCTGCGCATAAAGTTGGATCGCTGATTGAAAGTCCTAAGTATTATCCTTCTTTGAGTGCTGAAGAGAATCTCTCATATTTTGGCACTCTTTTTGGTCTTGAGCGTCAGGATTATCGAAAGTTATTGATGAGTGTGGGGTTGGATCCTTCTTTGGCTCGTCCTGTGAAAAATTATTCGCTAGGGATGAAACAGCG harbors:
- a CDS encoding aminotransferase class I/II-fold pyridoxal phosphate-dependent enzyme encodes the protein MSQSPDLHTLCTQQNNAWAHAHLERTPALFHAAQSPKTLIDDTSLLLFSSSNYLGLSTHPAIITAAHDALAAYGTGSGGSRLTTGSTAFHTKVEKALPTFLELDAHYDCVFFSSGYLANLSTIQALAQLAQLCGGSLKIFSDERNHASIIDGCRIARVPTTIFSHYDYTDLEEKLAKSTADYALVISDGVFSMDGTIADLAQLRRVCDRYGAWLMVDDAHGIGTIGRRGKGICECYPHSLPDILVVTASKALGAEGGMVLAHPEITRFLRNHARAFIFSTSTSAANCAAIDTALSLLAQDESIVQRLHTNVAYLLRLLDEAEIAVSRTSNVVSGGWASPIVIIPLGAEDYALSVSQQLRDYGFHVPAIRYPTVKRGEAILRITLMASHTQEHIAALVRALSGILSAHA
- a CDS encoding 6-carboxyhexanoate--CoA ligase translates to MTSSSYTAFPHTHSLYSIKMRASKMGRHISGAERIVTTDQLAHVSTQLMHRALNHPKGTPDDIRITSTHISPADITHIPALPIQNIDTHSPRQAQMFVEKQLAKHGIAGNHFWSLLTTVTGLRGAMLIDADTHEHYEPDQNRGVRVSNLDAAYSATDIRTNMTDNDKNHHNEALILASKVAHHPNIIAELCISDDPDYTTGYLCINGTYLRIHNMKAPGDTCGTRIFLTRNTHDSDIPKLIDYLENHIVLVDFPESA
- a CDS encoding 3-isopropylmalate dehydrogenase codes for the protein MKLAVIGGDGIGPEVTQQALRVLHTLRDDIDTTEYDLGARRYLKNGELLTQADLDSLKEHDAILLGAIGAPDTVPPGVLERGLLLAMRFALDHHVNLRPAKLYPTAVSPLTNPGDIDFVVVREGTEGLYCGNGGSLRKNTQHEVASEVSQNTRYGVERVVRDAFARAQQRKKHLTLVHKTNVLVHAGSLWQRCVDEVAQEYPDVTVDYHHIDAATIYMVTDPARYDVIVTDNLFGDILTDLAGAITGGIGLAASGNIDATGTNPSMFEPVHGSAPDIAGKGIADPTAAILSAALLLRHLGDEENAARIEQAVATDVAHRDAHTTYSTQELGDRIIAAL
- a CDS encoding DUF294 nucleotidyltransferase-like domain-containing protein: MSVELEEVRNFLATTAPFAQLPDAVIDQLPAKMDMRYVRSGTTIIQRGAHNDFCFIIRSGAVDVIGDNDILLDRRDAGRCFGYSTIFGENNSRYTMIAVEDCLLMAIKREHINTLAEQYPDLARFFSSLTKRISAAAAQLRAQASSDLLRIRLSEFMVKNPVHATADISIVQAAQIMQEHNVSSLLIVEQAQTQSNDTHACEQSVIGIITDKDLRNKVVAKNMDTTQNVHRIMAPMPRTLNDDVQAFEAMMLMSEYGIQHIPVTRDNELVGIVSSADILRLMRNDPIYLTADLSRKNSIDELKDTYSSIDEVAVRFIDRGTSPEDIAGLLTMTADTLTRRLLYLAEQKLGHPPVPYEFVVVGSQGRKGMGLASDQDNCLVLDDNYNPQQHGHYFEQLSRFVCEGLAQAGQPLCPGEMMAMNPQWRMTRTQWIDTFHHWITAPEPEALLHVQTFFDFRSIYTSTTTQLAQEVHKNAVEMAQSSVRLQAHLATLAVRREPPLGFFRGFVVDRSGKYANTLDVKKGGLAAIVQMARLFSLTSGITALTTRQRLVQAAQAGSISERGSQDLIDAVDFINLISLKHQSEQIKQGQTPSYHIAPATLGKMDREHLRDSFQIIKNMQNALATKYPIRNI
- a CDS encoding exonuclease domain-containing protein gives rise to the protein MDVDKLKLLAVDIETTGLDAKRHQILSIAWVPIDGQRIELAGAGSVLIQPENMHDVGESALIHHITDEMLAGGIPEQEAMTMLLDALSGRAMVAHFSALEVSFINAACRRHFNADFDTRLVKVVDTFALERRHMERMGTYPRGEDLRLARVRRRYGLPDYRSHNALSDALACAELYLALKEQSKAGTLKALMN
- a CDS encoding fumarylacetoacetate hydrolase family protein; amino-acid sequence: MRFGRIATPEGMSFCVIEGAEGEEKCREIEGTPFTEPTFSGKEWNLDQVRLLAPMLPSKIVAIGRNYADHVAEVFQRSADHLPPTLFLKPPTAVVGPGAAIKIPEFATKVEFEGELALVIGTHCKNVKAQDWKKVVRGFTIINDVSSRDLQFTDGQWARAKGIDTFAPLGPWIETDLDKIDTTNLPIKAHLTHDGVTETKQDSNSNQMIKNVGECIEFITASMTLLPGDVICTGSPAGTAEMVPGDYIEIEIPGIGKLGNPVERA
- a CDS encoding sulfite exporter TauE/SafE family protein — its product is MDEIALVAVVAGAIFVGSTMQRIGGMGLGLVAAPILSFAIGPVQGILLINVLACINSLMNSYSMRAGIDWAMVRLIGSVMIIGSLSGALLIRSISIPALQVIVGASIVCALCVVIFGKRFVPPARGKAPALITGVIAGFTNTLAGVAGPVITVYAQAAQWDHRRLASTLQPLFVVCGLLSFLVKELSGTASMGQLPWLIWPVSCLTMVAAIALGARLSAKINREAARRFSIILAFAGSLSVLIRGLYALL